A region of Paractinoplanes abujensis DNA encodes the following proteins:
- a CDS encoding helix-turn-helix domain-containing protein, with translation MAEGDSPTIARLRVRLAVREAREASGLTQADVAEAMEWSNSKVIRIENGDNTISINDLKGLLTLLGVTDKDHIDALLADARVARRRQQPVKAWWQEPRFREQMTDDLRRFVEYEAEASEIRSYNILYVPGPLQTPEYATALTRMWQDERSESESPRRGGFSQEKVAALVEARRLRREGMLSRLDSLKYLILFDESVLLRPAGGPAVFAAQLQQIVELSARGMFRLRMLPFDLGTAIANNGTFDLLKVGTDRAGSEVMYRENGPHDEMVENRDETARHRNRFDQLWEVARNEGDTIAFIEERRAIFLGAESPNL, from the coding sequence ATGGCCGAGGGCGATTCGCCTACGATCGCGCGCCTACGAGTACGCCTCGCAGTTCGCGAGGCGCGTGAGGCGTCCGGTCTGACGCAGGCTGACGTCGCCGAGGCGATGGAGTGGTCGAACAGCAAGGTGATAAGGATCGAGAACGGTGACAACACCATCTCGATCAACGATCTCAAGGGTCTGCTGACCCTGCTCGGCGTCACCGACAAGGACCACATCGACGCGCTGCTGGCCGATGCCCGGGTGGCCCGCCGGCGGCAGCAACCGGTCAAGGCGTGGTGGCAGGAACCGCGCTTCCGTGAGCAGATGACTGACGATCTGCGCCGCTTCGTGGAGTATGAGGCCGAGGCGTCCGAGATCCGGTCGTACAACATTCTTTATGTGCCCGGGCCGTTGCAGACCCCCGAATATGCGACGGCGCTCACCCGGATGTGGCAGGACGAGAGAAGCGAAAGCGAATCGCCCCGACGCGGCGGCTTCTCTCAGGAAAAGGTCGCGGCACTGGTGGAGGCCCGGCGCTTGCGTCGTGAGGGGATGCTGAGCCGGCTCGACTCGTTGAAATACCTGATTCTGTTCGACGAGTCGGTGTTGTTGCGCCCGGCCGGTGGGCCTGCCGTTTTCGCCGCTCAGCTCCAGCAGATCGTCGAGCTGAGCGCGCGCGGCATGTTCAGGCTGCGCATGCTGCCCTTCGACCTCGGCACCGCCATCGCCAACAACGGCACCTTCGACCTGCTCAAGGTGGGTACGGACCGGGCCGGCAGCGAAGTCATGTATCGCGAGAACGGCCCGCACGACGAGATGGTCGAGAACCGGGACGAGACCGCGCGGCATCGCAACCGCTTTGACCAACTGTGGGAAGTCGCCCGCAATGAGGGCGACACAATCGCCTTCATTGAGGAGCGGCGAGCAATATTTCTTGGCGCGGAATCTCCGAACTTGTGA
- a CDS encoding DUF2231 domain-containing protein: MESRLKIAGQAVQPILVMFPLGLFVMAVIFDVANLLGAPAIVGSLAYWNIVAGLVGGVAATIAGAIDVAFVRRPDAKRIGVLRVLLNMGVLFLFAVILMVRVGDPDRQAGVGLFLLELLALAISGFGAWFSGELANGRTPAFARAAVGNRGY, from the coding sequence ATGGAGAGCCGACTCAAGATCGCGGGTCAGGCGGTGCAGCCAATCCTGGTGATGTTCCCCCTGGGCCTGTTCGTGATGGCCGTCATTTTCGACGTGGCCAATCTTCTGGGAGCACCGGCAATCGTCGGTTCGCTGGCGTATTGGAACATCGTGGCCGGCCTGGTGGGCGGGGTGGCCGCGACCATCGCCGGCGCGATCGACGTGGCGTTCGTCCGCCGCCCCGACGCCAAGCGCATCGGCGTGCTGCGCGTCCTGCTCAACATGGGTGTGCTCTTCCTCTTCGCCGTGATCCTGATGGTCCGGGTCGGCGACCCCGACCGGCAGGCCGGCGTCGGTCTGTTCCTGCTCGAACTGCTGGCCCTGGCGATCAGCGGTTTCGGCGCGTGGTTCAGCGGCGAACTGGCCAACGGCCGCACTCCGGCGTTTGCCCGCGCCGCAGTCGGGAATCGCGGCTACTAG
- a CDS encoding YbaB/EbfC family nucleoid-associated protein, producing MAREIDEAWISEAIERHRRVEQLRGDYERAVEAHQVSVHSPDDSIEVTVTASGQITDIQIHGGLQHRQPVEFSRELQATVANAAEAARWARAKLHDEIFGELRPLGEA from the coding sequence ATGGCCCGTGAGATCGACGAGGCGTGGATCAGCGAAGCCATCGAGAGGCATCGACGTGTCGAGCAGCTGCGCGGCGACTACGAACGAGCGGTCGAGGCCCACCAGGTCTCGGTCCACTCACCCGACGACTCGATCGAGGTCACGGTGACGGCATCCGGCCAGATAACGGACATCCAGATTCATGGCGGGCTCCAGCATCGGCAGCCGGTCGAGTTCTCACGCGAGCTCCAGGCCACGGTGGCCAACGCCGCCGAGGCCGCCCGCTGGGCCCGCGCCAAGCTGCACGACGAGATCTTCGGCGAGCTGCGCCCGCTGGGCGAGGCCTGA
- a CDS encoding DNA polymerase III subunit delta', whose amino-acid sequence MSDVFADLVGQDEPVATLRQAASAAARVVAGEQVAAGAMTHAWIFTGPPGSGRSVAARSFAAALECERGGVGCGECHGCHTTLGKTHADVRFVVPEGLSIGVNEMRALVLRAASAPSGGRWQVVVIEDADRLTEQAGNALLKAIEEPPPRTVFLLCTPSTHPDDISVTIRSRCRVVALRQPPADAVAEVLVRRDHIAADVAAWAAAASQGHVGRAKRLANDTEARGRREAVLSVPRRLTGVGACFEAAGALIKAAEAEAAEQLVETDASERAALEQALGAGGTGRGAAGAMRGAAGQLKDLERRQKSRATRSKRDALDRALVDLAGFYRDVLVTNMRAPVGVVHTDVAAQSEAAAGKWSPESALRRLEAVLACRKAIDENVKPEIAVEAMMLSLWRG is encoded by the coding sequence GTGAGTGACGTCTTCGCCGATCTGGTGGGTCAGGACGAGCCCGTGGCCACGCTGCGACAGGCGGCGTCGGCCGCGGCTCGGGTCGTCGCCGGTGAGCAGGTGGCCGCAGGCGCGATGACCCACGCCTGGATCTTCACGGGCCCGCCCGGCAGCGGCCGTTCGGTGGCCGCGCGATCCTTCGCGGCCGCGCTCGAGTGCGAGCGCGGCGGTGTCGGCTGCGGCGAGTGTCACGGCTGCCACACCACCCTGGGCAAGACCCACGCCGACGTCCGCTTCGTGGTCCCCGAGGGCCTCTCTATCGGCGTCAACGAGATGCGCGCCTTGGTGCTGCGGGCGGCCAGCGCGCCCTCGGGCGGCCGGTGGCAGGTCGTCGTCATCGAGGATGCCGACCGCCTCACCGAGCAGGCGGGCAACGCGCTGCTCAAGGCGATCGAGGAGCCACCGCCGCGCACGGTCTTCCTGCTGTGCACGCCGTCGACCCATCCCGACGACATCTCGGTGACGATCCGCTCGCGCTGCCGGGTGGTGGCGCTGCGGCAGCCGCCGGCCGATGCGGTGGCCGAGGTGCTCGTCCGCCGTGACCACATCGCGGCCGACGTCGCCGCGTGGGCCGCGGCCGCGTCGCAGGGGCACGTCGGGCGGGCCAAACGCCTGGCCAACGACACCGAGGCCCGCGGCCGGCGCGAGGCGGTGCTGTCGGTGCCGCGGCGGCTGACCGGGGTCGGGGCCTGCTTCGAGGCGGCCGGCGCGCTGATCAAGGCGGCCGAGGCCGAGGCGGCGGAGCAGCTGGTCGAGACCGACGCGTCCGAGCGCGCGGCCCTCGAGCAGGCGCTGGGCGCCGGCGGCACGGGCCGGGGCGCGGCGGGCGCCATGCGCGGCGCGGCCGGCCAGCTGAAAGATCTGGAACGCCGGCAGAAATCGCGGGCCACCCGCTCGAAACGCGACGCGCTCGACCGGGCCCTGGTCGACCTGGCCGGCTTCTATCGCGACGTCCTCGTCACCAACATGCGCGCTCCGGTCGGCGTGGTGCACACCGATGTGGCCGCCCAGTCCGAGGCGGCGGCCGGCAAGTGGTCTCCGGAGAGCGCGTTGCGCCGGTTGGAGGCCGTGCTGGCCTGCCGCAAGGCGATCGATGAAAACGTCAAGCCCGAGATCGCCGTGGAAGCGATGATGCTCAGCCTCTGGCGCGGCTGA
- a CDS encoding DUF397 domain-containing protein produces MGEVVSPQWRRSSRCTGGNCVEVAKVEGGYLIRDSKNPDLAPHSFTEAEWQAFVAGVKADDFTF; encoded by the coding sequence ATGGGTGAGGTCGTGTCGCCTCAGTGGCGTCGGAGCAGCCGTTGCACCGGTGGGAATTGCGTGGAAGTGGCCAAGGTCGAGGGGGGCTATCTCATCCGGGACAGCAAGAACCCCGACCTGGCGCCGCATTCGTTCACCGAGGCGGAATGGCAGGCGTTCGTCGCCGGCGTGAAGGCTGACGACTTCACCTTCTGA
- a CDS encoding PSP1 domain-containing protein yields the protein MGMLCAVSFNRYGRLYYLDPGEFTPQVGDRVLVPTDDGPEVAECVWAAQWVSEDTSGFPKVAGLADDNDLRRDELLRKRKAEAKVAAKKLIKAHELPMKVVAVDHVLDPTGAGSARTTIYFTAPHRVDFRSLVRDLGATLHCRVELRQLSARDSARVQGGIGSCGRDLCCATFLTDFEPVTIRMAKDQDLPLNPLRISGACGRLMCCLKYEHPLYQKFQASAPAIGSRVTTPEGDGRVVAHSVPKDAVVVRMDADGSRCSCSRASVCGPRQAHEEHYN from the coding sequence ATGGGCATGCTGTGCGCGGTCAGCTTCAACCGGTACGGCCGCCTCTACTACCTCGACCCGGGCGAGTTCACGCCCCAGGTCGGCGACCGTGTGCTCGTGCCCACGGACGACGGCCCCGAGGTGGCGGAGTGCGTCTGGGCGGCGCAGTGGGTGAGCGAGGACACGTCGGGCTTCCCGAAGGTGGCCGGGCTCGCCGACGACAACGATCTGCGGCGCGACGAGCTGCTGCGCAAACGCAAGGCGGAGGCCAAGGTCGCCGCCAAAAAGCTGATCAAGGCGCATGAGCTGCCGATGAAAGTCGTCGCCGTCGATCACGTGCTCGACCCGACCGGCGCCGGCAGCGCCCGCACGACCATCTATTTCACCGCGCCGCACCGGGTCGATTTCCGTTCCCTCGTACGGGATCTGGGCGCCACTCTGCATTGCCGGGTGGAGCTCCGGCAGCTCTCGGCCCGCGACTCCGCCCGCGTGCAGGGCGGCATCGGTTCCTGCGGCCGCGATCTGTGCTGCGCGACGTTCCTGACCGACTTCGAGCCGGTCACCATCCGCATGGCCAAGGATCAGGACCTGCCGCTCAATCCCCTGCGCATCTCCGGCGCCTGCGGCCGACTGATGTGCTGCCTCAAATACGAGCACCCGCTGTATCAGAAGTTTCAGGCCTCGGCGCCCGCCATCGGCAGCCGGGTGACGACGCCCGAGGGTGACGGCCGGGTCGTGGCGCACAGCGTCCCCAAGGACGCCGTGGTGGTGCGGATGGACGCCGACGGCTCCCGCTGCTCGTGCAGCCGGGCCTCGGTCTGCGGGCCCCGCCAGGCCCACGAGGAGCACTACAACTAA
- a CDS encoding DUF6232 family protein, with protein MSRRLYYRGPGAVVTDELFILRGTPLKSYAVGDLRNVGVMRSRSTQFSPVAVLAVAAGTVAVVGAGWTLLAPPTAYAIALLAVLVPLICVVPSMVRRGGRAWELHAIYRGSDVVLYSSFDEREFNQVKRALRRAIENARPPERGLDLAVA; from the coding sequence ATGAGCAGACGCCTCTATTACCGTGGCCCCGGAGCCGTGGTCACCGACGAATTGTTCATTCTGCGGGGCACGCCGTTGAAGAGTTACGCCGTCGGCGATCTCCGCAATGTCGGCGTGATGCGATCCCGTTCGACGCAGTTCTCTCCGGTCGCGGTGCTCGCGGTCGCCGCGGGCACGGTTGCCGTTGTCGGCGCCGGCTGGACCCTGCTGGCTCCACCTACCGCGTACGCGATCGCTCTGCTGGCCGTGCTCGTCCCGCTGATCTGCGTCGTCCCCTCGATGGTGCGGCGCGGTGGCCGGGCGTGGGAGTTGCACGCAATCTATCGAGGGTCCGACGTAGTGCTGTACTCCAGCTTCGACGAACGTGAGTTCAACCAGGTCAAACGGGCCTTGCGGCGCGCCATCGAGAACGCCCGGCCCCCGGAGAGGGGACTTGACCTGGCGGTCGCTTGA
- a CDS encoding type 1 glutamine amidotransferase domain-containing protein codes for MTTSITGKRIAFLAADGVEEVEYTEPRKAVESAGGTAELVSINDDEIQAVNHMDPAGKYKVEKPIKNASVADYDALVLPGGVANPDFLRTNPDAVAFVKEFVASGKTVAAICHAPWTLIEAGVADGRTLTSWPSLRTDLTNAGAKWVDEQVVTDGNLITSRKPDDLPAFCEKLVGALSKA; via the coding sequence ATGACCACCTCGATAACCGGCAAGCGCATCGCCTTCCTGGCCGCCGACGGTGTGGAAGAGGTCGAATACACCGAGCCGCGCAAGGCGGTCGAATCGGCGGGTGGCACGGCCGAACTCGTATCGATCAACGACGACGAGATCCAGGCCGTCAATCACATGGATCCGGCCGGAAAATACAAGGTCGAAAAGCCGATCAAGAACGCTTCGGTGGCCGACTACGACGCGCTTGTGCTCCCCGGCGGTGTCGCCAACCCCGATTTCCTCCGTACGAATCCTGACGCGGTCGCCTTCGTGAAGGAGTTCGTCGCGTCCGGCAAGACGGTAGCCGCCATCTGTCACGCGCCCTGGACGCTGATCGAGGCCGGTGTGGCCGACGGCCGCACCCTGACGAGCTGGCCCAGCCTGCGCACCGACCTGACCAACGCCGGCGCTAAGTGGGTCGACGAGCAGGTCGTCACCGACGGCAACCTGATCACCAGCCGCAAGCCTGACGATCTGCCGGCATTCTGCGAGAAGCTCGTGGGCGCCCTGAGCAAGGCCTGA
- a CDS encoding metallophosphoesterase has product MQPRELGFTPQRPVGWLAPLLLLSTGLRALLATLFGAYLDKRELQNALDGGWFDHSQTEDGELWLDYVADLGDGFDATYSVAYLLAQPSLEVGGATLPRGRLLLMGGDQVYPLASGDGYESRMKGPYRAALPEPPAGSAQPTLFALPGNHDWYDGLTAFIRLFARRKDGHIGGWRTEQRRSYFAVKLPANWWLFAIDEQFGAYIDDPQLQYFEQAARHVGPQDRVILMTPSPKWVKSVGNPEEYDAIDYFIRKILDPRGATTRVLVSGDLHHYARYSDPERELITCGGGGAYLVGTQNLPDELIVPQPDTLTRNRSVSRPYAFRKSYPDAKTSRSLGWGVFRRVPTRNPGFVTMLGIIHVLTMLAMAGAAAGNAGIVARLFSIPLTVMLVLIIAGSVAFAQPPKADKPGHARHWIAGLLHGFAHIGLAAGGTWLWLNLPFHDWTWPGPLVVAAVVYGPVIGFLATQLTALYLLIASFAGVNVNELFAGQGIEDHKSFLRLHIARDGSLTIHPVAVDQICRKWTPDPGGAADTSWLHPGEPLTPRRIEEPIKIR; this is encoded by the coding sequence ATGCAACCGCGCGAGCTCGGGTTCACGCCGCAGCGGCCGGTCGGCTGGCTGGCCCCGTTGTTGCTGCTCAGCACGGGTCTTCGGGCCCTGCTGGCCACCCTCTTCGGCGCCTATCTGGACAAGCGCGAGCTGCAGAACGCGCTCGACGGCGGCTGGTTCGACCATTCGCAGACCGAGGACGGCGAGCTCTGGCTCGATTACGTGGCCGACCTGGGCGACGGCTTCGACGCGACGTATTCGGTGGCCTACCTGCTGGCCCAGCCGAGCCTCGAGGTCGGCGGGGCCACCTTGCCCCGGGGGCGGCTGCTGCTCATGGGTGGCGATCAGGTCTACCCGCTGGCCAGCGGCGACGGTTACGAGAGCCGGATGAAGGGCCCCTACCGCGCCGCGCTGCCCGAGCCGCCGGCCGGGTCGGCGCAGCCCACCCTGTTCGCGCTTCCGGGCAATCACGACTGGTACGACGGGCTCACCGCTTTCATCCGGCTCTTCGCCCGCCGCAAGGACGGCCACATCGGCGGCTGGCGCACCGAGCAGCGCCGCTCCTACTTCGCAGTCAAGCTGCCGGCCAACTGGTGGCTGTTCGCGATCGACGAGCAGTTCGGGGCCTACATCGACGATCCCCAGCTGCAGTATTTCGAGCAGGCCGCCCGGCATGTCGGCCCGCAGGATCGCGTCATCCTCATGACTCCGTCGCCGAAGTGGGTCAAGTCGGTCGGCAACCCCGAGGAGTACGACGCGATCGACTACTTCATCCGCAAGATCCTCGACCCCCGGGGCGCCACCACGCGGGTGCTCGTCTCGGGCGACCTGCACCACTACGCGCGTTACAGCGACCCCGAGCGCGAGCTGATCACGTGCGGCGGTGGCGGCGCCTATCTGGTCGGCACGCAGAACCTTCCGGACGAGCTGATCGTGCCGCAACCTGACACGCTGACCCGCAACCGCAGCGTCAGCCGCCCGTACGCGTTCCGCAAGTCCTATCCGGACGCCAAGACCTCGCGGAGTCTCGGCTGGGGCGTGTTCCGGCGGGTTCCGACGCGCAATCCGGGCTTCGTCACGATGCTCGGCATCATCCACGTGCTCACCATGCTGGCCATGGCGGGCGCGGCGGCCGGCAACGCGGGCATTGTGGCCCGGCTGTTCAGCATCCCGTTGACGGTCATGCTGGTGCTGATCATCGCGGGGTCGGTGGCGTTCGCCCAACCTCCCAAGGCCGACAAGCCCGGGCACGCTCGACATTGGATCGCCGGCCTGCTGCACGGGTTCGCCCACATCGGACTGGCCGCGGGCGGCACCTGGCTCTGGCTGAACCTCCCGTTCCACGACTGGACGTGGCCCGGCCCGCTCGTGGTGGCCGCGGTCGTCTACGGCCCGGTCATCGGGTTCCTGGCCACCCAGCTGACCGCGCTCTACCTGCTGATCGCCTCGTTCGCCGGCGTCAACGTCAACGAGCTCTTCGCCGGCCAGGGCATCGAGGACCACAAGAGCTTCCTGCGCCTGCACATCGCCCGCGACGGCAGCCTGACGATCCACCCCGTCGCCGTCGACCAGATCTGTCGCAAGTGGACCCCTGACCCCGGCGGCGCCGCCGACACCTCGTGGCTGCACCCCGGTGAACCCCTGACCCCCCGGCGCATCGAGGAGCCGATCAAGATCCGTTAG